In Amaranthus tricolor cultivar Red isolate AtriRed21 chromosome 5, ASM2621246v1, whole genome shotgun sequence, a genomic segment contains:
- the LOC130814142 gene encoding cytokinin riboside 5'-monophosphate phosphoribohydrolase LOG7-like isoform X2 — protein sequence MEIKPSKFERVCVFCGSSSGKKSSYQEAAIDLGNELVERRIDLVYGGGSVGLMGHVSQAVHHGGRNVLGIIPKSLVSEEITGVTVGEMKTVSNMHQRKAEMAKQADAFIALPGGYGTLEELLEVITYAQLGIHRKPIRPLMKALSLQLLVGSLCQHQRLKNCLQSLRNMSPRSMSCRLS from the exons atggaaatTAAACCATCAAAATTCGAGAGAGTTTGTGTGTTTTGTGGAAGCAGTTCAGGCAAGAAATCCAGTTACCAAGAAGCTGCTATTGATTTGGGCAATGAACTG GTGGAGAGAAGGATTGATTTGGTGTATGGAGGTGGCAGCGTGGGTCTAATGGGTCATGTTTCTCAAGCAGTTCATCATGGTGGGCGCAATGTTCTAGG GATCATTCCAAAGAGCTTGGTTTCAGAAGAG ATTACTGGTGTAACTGTTGGGGAAATGAAAACTGTATCAAACATGCACCAAAGGAAAGCTGAAATGGCGAAACAAGCTGATGCATTCATTGCATTACCTG GTGGGTATGGCACTCTTGAAGAACTACTAGAAGTGATCACATATGCTCAGCTAGGAATCCATCGAAAACCG ATAAGGCCGTTGATGAAGGCTTTATCTCTGCAACTGCTCGTGGGATCATTGTGTCAGCACCAACGGCTAAAGAATTGTTTACAAAGCTTGAG